From Weissella confusa, a single genomic window includes:
- the gltX gene encoding glutamate--tRNA ligase, translating into MAETTEKKIRVRYAPSPTGHLHIGNARTALFNWLYARHHKGEFVIRIEDTDQARNIADGEKSQLDNLAWLGLDWDESPANPGKYGPYRQSERLDIYKPLIQDLLDRGLAYKSYKTSEELEAEREAQIAAKQAPHYVYEYEGMNDEEIAAAQAEAEAKGLPAVVRFRVPEDKPYAWDDIVKGHVEINSNTIGGDWVIQKADGMPTYNFAVVVDDHMMEISHVLRGDDHVSNTPKQLMIYEAFGWEAPIFGHMTLIINAETGKKLSKRDESILQFIEQYRELGYLPEAMLNFIVLLGWSPVGEKEIFNKNQLVKMFDEARLSKSPAKFDNKKLEWINNQWIKTADQNMVFDKMMQQLVKADLVNPAELTAEKMQWLRSVMNVYMDGVSYTSQIVPLVKPVFFEMPAADEITDSAKEWMAAENVPAMLNLFIEKLEAMPLFTAAAILNAIREIQNEMDVKARALWNPLRIATTREEQGPNLGELLELLGREQTIANIREFL; encoded by the coding sequence ATGGCTGAGACTACTGAGAAGAAGATTCGTGTTCGATACGCTCCATCTCCAACTGGGCACCTACACATCGGAAACGCACGTACGGCATTGTTTAACTGGTTGTACGCACGTCACCACAAGGGTGAATTTGTTATCCGTATTGAGGACACTGACCAAGCACGTAACATTGCGGATGGTGAGAAGTCACAGTTGGATAACTTGGCATGGTTGGGATTGGACTGGGACGAGTCTCCAGCAAACCCAGGAAAGTATGGTCCATACCGTCAATCAGAACGTTTGGACATCTACAAGCCATTGATTCAAGATTTGTTGGATCGTGGTTTGGCATACAAGTCATACAAGACATCTGAAGAATTGGAAGCAGAGCGTGAGGCACAAATTGCTGCTAAGCAAGCTCCACACTACGTTTACGAATACGAAGGCATGAACGACGAGGAAATCGCCGCTGCCCAAGCCGAAGCAGAAGCTAAGGGCTTGCCAGCCGTTGTTCGTTTCCGTGTGCCTGAAGACAAGCCATACGCATGGGATGACATCGTTAAGGGTCACGTTGAGATTAACTCAAACACTATCGGTGGTGACTGGGTTATCCAAAAGGCTGATGGCATGCCAACGTACAACTTCGCCGTTGTTGTTGACGACCACATGATGGAAATCTCACACGTTTTGCGTGGGGATGACCACGTGTCAAACACGCCAAAGCAATTGATGATTTACGAAGCCTTTGGTTGGGAAGCCCCAATCTTCGGTCACATGACGTTGATCATCAACGCTGAGACGGGTAAGAAGTTGTCAAAGCGTGACGAGTCAATCTTGCAATTTATCGAGCAATACCGTGAGTTGGGATACTTGCCAGAAGCAATGTTGAACTTCATCGTATTGTTGGGATGGTCTCCAGTTGGTGAGAAGGAAATCTTCAACAAGAACCAATTGGTTAAGATGTTTGACGAGGCTCGCTTGTCAAAGTCACCAGCCAAGTTCGATAACAAGAAGCTTGAATGGATCAACAACCAATGGATTAAGACGGCTGACCAAAACATGGTCTTCGACAAGATGATGCAACAACTTGTTAAGGCTGACTTGGTTAACCCAGCTGAATTGACGGCTGAGAAGATGCAATGGTTGCGTTCAGTGATGAACGTATACATGGACGGTGTATCATACACGTCACAAATTGTGCCTTTGGTAAAGCCTGTCTTCTTCGAAATGCCTGCAGCTGATGAGATTACTGATTCAGCTAAGGAATGGATGGCTGCTGAAAACGTACCAGCTATGTTGAACTTGTTCATCGAGAAGTTGGAAGCAATGCCATTGTTCACGGCTGCTGCAATCTTGAACGCAATCCGCGAGATTCAAAACGAAATGGACGTCAAGGCCCGTGCTTTGTGGAACCCATTGCGTATTGCAACGACGCGTGAGGAGCAAGGTCCAAACCTTGGTGAATTGCTAGAATTGCTAGGACGCGAGCAAACAATCGCAAACATCCGCGAGTTCTTGTAA
- a CDS encoding PIN/TRAM domain-containing protein translates to MRKRIIQAAFFVAGGGLAVTLMPIVWRIMNQHDQIWLNNAIVNFIIGAVIFWLLSLALWRPVDQGIRKIEAYLNQQSPVVLLIGSVSTLIGLALAVLVTVPLQRTGNFFLSAVIPVFVMLLFGYLGFRLGTTRIDEWRTLVPNFNNMTKRVRPRRSANQSDVLSDEETNYHHYKILDTNILIDGRIADLVQTGFIEGTLLVPNFVLYELQYIADAGESIKRVRGRRGLDILNELRETDAIPLEMWEGDYEDIKEVDEKLIRLAQDVNGILVTNDYNLNKVTKFQNVEVLNINELAGALRPRVAVGDRLTVTLVKNGTERQQAVGYLDDGTMVVAEEGRDHLQETVTVEVTSALQTDAGRMIFGIVVD, encoded by the coding sequence ATGCGAAAACGAATTATTCAAGCAGCATTCTTTGTTGCTGGTGGTGGCTTGGCGGTGACGTTAATGCCGATTGTTTGGCGGATTATGAATCAACATGATCAAATTTGGCTAAACAATGCCATCGTGAACTTTATTATTGGTGCCGTTATTTTTTGGTTATTGAGTTTGGCACTATGGCGTCCAGTTGATCAAGGCATTCGCAAGATTGAAGCCTACTTGAATCAACAGTCGCCAGTTGTTTTGTTGATTGGTTCAGTGTCAACCTTGATTGGGTTGGCGTTGGCTGTTTTGGTAACCGTCCCATTGCAACGCACAGGTAATTTCTTTTTAAGTGCAGTTATTCCAGTTTTTGTGATGTTGCTATTTGGGTACCTTGGTTTCCGTCTTGGAACAACGCGTATTGATGAGTGGCGTACGTTGGTTCCTAACTTCAACAATATGACAAAGCGTGTTCGTCCACGTCGATCAGCAAATCAAAGCGATGTGTTGTCTGATGAAGAGACGAACTATCACCACTACAAGATCTTGGACACCAACATCTTGATTGATGGCCGTATTGCTGATTTGGTGCAAACTGGCTTTATCGAGGGAACCTTGTTGGTACCGAACTTTGTCTTGTATGAGTTGCAATACATTGCTGATGCTGGTGAATCAATCAAGCGTGTCCGTGGCCGTCGTGGTTTGGACATTTTGAATGAATTGCGTGAAACAGATGCCATTCCACTTGAAATGTGGGAAGGTGATTACGAAGACATCAAAGAAGTTGATGAAAAGTTGATTCGTCTTGCACAAGATGTTAACGGTATCTTGGTAACGAACGATTACAACTTGAACAAGGTAACGAAGTTCCAAAACGTTGAAGTCTTGAACATTAACGAGTTGGCGGGGGCTTTGCGTCCACGTGTGGCGGTTGGTGATCGTTTGACGGTGACGTTGGTTAAGAATGGAACTGAGCGCCAACAAGCGGTTGGTTACCTAGATGACGGGACGATGGTTGTCGCTGAAGAAGGTCGCGACCACTTACAAGAAACGGTTACCGTTGAAGTAACGTCCGCTTTGCAAACCGATGCTGGACGTATGATCTTCGGTATTGTGGTGGATTAA